The following are from one region of the Syngnathus acus chromosome 10, fSynAcu1.2, whole genome shotgun sequence genome:
- the LOC119128759 gene encoding uncharacterized protein LOC119128759 isoform X1, translating into MRFCARVMVHFLRPSCVLLLLAVAVLHTGAEQAEHKASPAGKGTRPTVSFGGMLGQGFHQYVESLLGIGAVQSATESALLLLESLLGQENVYSVAMFLGTVIRFLAEGAASGLNVIAVYVTEILRVTGFDAALPLPRFTPEGVTTVAQWGLLAIIGYWILTILLRLVIDALRHIFWLVKMAAVLWVFAMIVSDSSASADTTAVRLGGLVLGYILLTLLTSSSNQASALEHRLKSLEGRVKAVEKRKGN; encoded by the exons ATGAGATTTTGTGCGCGCGTCATGGTGCACTTCTTGCGGCCGTCTTGTGTGTTGTTGCTTTTGGCTGTTGCGGTGCTCCATACTGGAGCAGAGCAGGCCGAACACAAAGCGTCGCCGGCCGGGAAAGGGACCCGACCGACGGTCTCCTTCGGCGGCATGCTCGGCCAGGGGTTCCACCAATACGTGGAATCACTCCTGGGAATTGGTGCCGTCCAATCAGCGACAGAG AGTGCACTCTTGTTACTCGAGTCACTGCTTGGTCAGGAGAACGTCTATTCAGTGGCCATG TTTCTGGGAACTGTGATCCGTTTCCTTGCCGAAGGAGCTGCCAGCGGCCTCAACGTCATCGCCGTGTACGTCACAGAGATCCTCAGGGTCACAGGATTTGATG CTGCCCTCCCGCTACCCCGCTTCACCCCAGAAGGCGTGACCACAGTGGCCCAGTGGGGGCTCCTGGCTATCATCGGTTACTGGATCCTGACCATCCTCCTGCGTTTGGTTATCGACGCCCTACGACATATCTTCTGGTTGGTGAAAATGGCGGCGGTACTGTGGGTCTTTGCCATGATTGTCAGCGACAGCAGCGCCAGCGCCGACACCACGGCTGTGCGCCTCGGCGGCCTAGTTCTGGGATACATCCTATTGACCCTGCTCACCTCCAGCTCGAACCAGGCCAGTGCACTCGAGCATCGCCTGAAGAGCTTGGAGGGTCGAGTAAAGGCagttgaaaagagaaaaggcAACTAG
- the LOC119128759 gene encoding uncharacterized protein LOC119128759 isoform X2 gives MRFCARVMVHFLRPSCVLLLLAVAVLHTGAEQAEHKASPAGKGTRPTVSFGGMLGQGFHQYVESLLGIGAVQSATEFLGTVIRFLAEGAASGLNVIAVYVTEILRVTGFDAALPLPRFTPEGVTTVAQWGLLAIIGYWILTILLRLVIDALRHIFWLVKMAAVLWVFAMIVSDSSASADTTAVRLGGLVLGYILLTLLTSSSNQASALEHRLKSLEGRVKAVEKRKGN, from the exons ATGAGATTTTGTGCGCGCGTCATGGTGCACTTCTTGCGGCCGTCTTGTGTGTTGTTGCTTTTGGCTGTTGCGGTGCTCCATACTGGAGCAGAGCAGGCCGAACACAAAGCGTCGCCGGCCGGGAAAGGGACCCGACCGACGGTCTCCTTCGGCGGCATGCTCGGCCAGGGGTTCCACCAATACGTGGAATCACTCCTGGGAATTGGTGCCGTCCAATCAGCGACAGAG TTTCTGGGAACTGTGATCCGTTTCCTTGCCGAAGGAGCTGCCAGCGGCCTCAACGTCATCGCCGTGTACGTCACAGAGATCCTCAGGGTCACAGGATTTGATG CTGCCCTCCCGCTACCCCGCTTCACCCCAGAAGGCGTGACCACAGTGGCCCAGTGGGGGCTCCTGGCTATCATCGGTTACTGGATCCTGACCATCCTCCTGCGTTTGGTTATCGACGCCCTACGACATATCTTCTGGTTGGTGAAAATGGCGGCGGTACTGTGGGTCTTTGCCATGATTGTCAGCGACAGCAGCGCCAGCGCCGACACCACGGCTGTGCGCCTCGGCGGCCTAGTTCTGGGATACATCCTATTGACCCTGCTCACCTCCAGCTCGAACCAGGCCAGTGCACTCGAGCATCGCCTGAAGAGCTTGGAGGGTCGAGTAAAGGCagttgaaaagagaaaaggcAACTAG
- the rnf20 gene encoding E3 ubiquitin-protein ligase BRE1A isoform X1: protein MSGQKRPADPSGPSSTSGLHPEKRRERDGEDGGPGLSAAAASGSTAVETVIKLGGVSNSEEQDIKALQAKNRKLGESLDQRQGIEDELRERIERLETRQATDDASLLILNRYWNQFDENIKLFIRLYDQSQSEPEKSPTGEGRNLKPETPEPDGDSNQERSKDRGHQGETSNSFLATLASSTSEEMEAELQERVQSSHMQATRVVEVYKCLKSTVDQLKADMDSGIAGSLCHVASKLNTLLTGQNERLQQLSEDLKQKYNQMTSEFRSLGRAANKADQRVSELQVLSEELQWDMEKIRRRENRLNAHMSEILERVNSKGYKVCGEASSVCGTITINKRKFEEINSELEENQELADNRLIELQKLQQDLQNVLQENNNMKAELLSRAEGMVKDTSEYRCLQSQFSVLYNESLILKAQLDETRGRLNTTRTARLRQLEHMENDEVTLQRKVRTEVFQLEDTLAQVRKEYEMLRIEFEQTLAANEQAGPINREMRHLISTLQTHNQQMKGEVVKFKLRMRETQAELNQIRISKGSSILQTQSSTEIDLKEETTSPMTASVSGEALVKSEPPDNDSSMPNSAGISVKTEPGVESEVTVKEEEKEEKKEEKKDKDIIKKEEKDREREKERERPTRSGIKEEREKLGSGNQAEESSGERLSSAGGPKRKEMEQFKIVRVELKKAQESQREMKLLLDMYRSAPKEQRDKVQLMAAEKKAKSESDELRQRLRELEERERREGKKMADEEALRKIRSVEEQIDILNKKLSMAKQEEDALLSEMDVTGQAFEDMQEQNIRLMQQLREKDDANFKLMSERIKSNQIHKLLKEEKEELSDQLLTLKTQVDAQLQVVRKLEEKERLLQGTISTAERELTLRAQALDMNKRKAQESTLLSEEVRIQLEQVQQRLVVVREEVVENSISREKESFNSRRAQEDISKLRRKIEKAKKPAEKISNGDEILNEEISEYKARLTCPCCNSRVKDAVLTKCFHVFCFECVKTRYDTRQRKCPKCNAAFGANDFHRIYIG from the exons ATGTCGGGGCAGAAGCGTCCTGCAGATCCCAGCGGCCCCTCCTCAACCTCCGGTCTGCATCCGGAAAAGCGGAGAGAGCGGGATGGAGAAGATGGAGGTCCCGGTCTAAGTGCTGCAGCTGCTAGTGGGAGCACAGCGGTGGAGACGGTCATCAAACTGGGAGGGGTTTCTAACTCG GAAGAACAAGATATCAAAGCTCTCCAGGCTAAGAACCGGAAACTGGGAGAATCTTTGGATCAAAGACAG GGCATTGAAGATGAATTGCGAGAGCGAATCGAGAGACTAGAGACGCGCCAGGCCACTGATGATGCAAGCCTGCTTATCCTCAATAGATACTGGAATCAG TTTGATGAAAATATTAAGCTGTTCATCAGACTATATGACCAATCGCAAAGCGAACCAGAGAAGTCTCCAACGGGAGAAGGAAGGAACCTGAAGCCGGAAACCCCTGAACCGGATGGAGATTCCAATCAGGAGAGGTCCAAGGACAGAG GCCACCAGGGCGAGACATCCAACTCCTTCCTGGCCACCCTGGCGAGCAGCACCAGTGAGGAAATGGAAGCCGAGCTTCAGGAGAGGGTGCAGTCCAGCCATATGCAGGCTACTCGTGTTGTGGAGGTCTACAAGTGTCTGAAGAGCACAGTAGACCAACTGAAAGCAGACATGGATTCTGGAATTG CGGGGAGTTTATGCCACGTAGCTTCCAAATTGAACACGCTGCTGACTGGTCAAAATGAACGTCTTCAACAACTGTCTGAGGACCTCAAGCAGAAATACAATCAGATGACCAGTGAG TTCCGATCTCTTGGTCGTGCAGCAAACAAGGCAGACCAAcgtgtcagtgagctgcaggTTTTGAGTGAAGAGCTTCAGTGGGATATGGAGAAGATCCGTCGACGTGAAAATCGGCTAAATGCACACATGAGTGAGATACTAGAGAGG GTGAACAGCAAAGGTTATAAAGTGTGTGGGGAGGCTAGTAGTGTATGTGGAACCATCACCATCAACAAGAGAAAG TTTGAGGAAATAAACAGTGAACTGGAAGAAAACCAGGAGCTGGCAGATAATCGTCTCATTGAGCTCCAGAAGCTCCAGCAGGATCTGCAGAATGTGCTGCAGGAGAATAACAACATGAAG GCTGAGCTGCTGAGTCGAGCAGAGGGCATGGTGAAGGATACCTCTGAGTATCGCTGTCTGCAGTCACAATTTTCTGTGCTGTACAACGAGTCACTGATCCTCAAGGCTCAGTTAGACGAGACGCGTGGCCGACTCAACACAACGAGGACGGCACGCCTTCGACAGCTGGAGCACATGGAG AATGACGAGGTGACTTTGCAAAGAAAGGTTCGCACCGAAGTCTTTCAGCTGGAAGATACCCTCGCTCAAGTCAGGAAGGAGTACGAGATGCTACGTATTGAATTTGAACAAACTCTCGCTGCCAACGAGCAAGCCG GCCCAATCAACAGAGAGATGCGGCATCTGATCAGCACCCTGCAAACTCATAACCAGCAAATGAAGGGCGAGGTTGTGAAATTCAAGCTGAGAATGAGAGAGACACAAGCTGAACTCAACCAG ATTCGCATTTCAAAGGGGAGCAGCATCTTGCAAACTCAGTCGAGCACGGAGATTGACTTGAAGGAGGAGACGACGTCCCCTATGACAGCGAGTGTCTCTGGGGAGGCCTTGGTCAAGTCCGAACCTCCTGACAATGACTCTTCTATGCCAAACAGCGCTG GCATCTCGGTGAAAACAGAGCCAGGAGTTGAATCCGAGGTAAcagtcaaggaggaggagaaggaggagaagaaagaggaaaagaaagacaaagacatCATAAAGAAAGAGGAGAAAGACCGCGAGAGGGAAAAGGAAAGAGAGAGGCCAACTCGCAGTGGGATAAAGGAAGAGAGGGAGAAACTGGGAAGTGGCAACCAAGCCGAGGAATCTTCTGGAGAACGTCTTTCTTCAGCTGGAGGGCCCAAGAGGAAAGAGATGGAGCAGTTTAAGATTGTCAGAGTAGAGCTAAA GAAAGCTCAGGAGTCCCAGAGGGAGATGAAGCTACTCTTAGACATGTATCGATCTGCACCAAAGGAGCAGAGAGACAAAGTCCAACTGATGGCAGCGGAGAAGAAGGCCAAGTCAGAG TCAGATGAACTCCGTCAGAGACTGAGGGAGCTGGAGGAGCGGGAGAGGAGGGAGGGTAAAAAAATGGCTGATGAAGAGGCCCTAAGAAAGATTCGCTCTGTCGAGGAGCAGATTGACATCCTCaacaaaaagctgtcaatgGCAAAACAG GAGGAAGATGCGTTGCTGAGCGAGATGGATGTGACGGGACAAGCCTTCGAGGACATGCAGGAACAGAACATTCGCCTGATGCAGCAGCTCCGGGAAAAGGATGACGCCAACTTCAAGCTGATGAGCGAGCGCATCAAGTCCAACCAGATCCACAAGCTACTgaaagaggagaaggaggagctgTCAGATCAGTTGCTCACTTTAAAAACACAG GTGGATGCACAGCTGCAGGTGGTGAGGAAGCTTGAAGAGAAGGAGCGCCTCCTGCAGGGCACCATCAGCACTGCAGAGAGAGAGTTGACACTGAGGGCACAAGCGCTGGACATGAACAAACGCAAG GCCCAAGAGTCAACCTTGTTGTCAGAGGAGGTTCGAATTCAACTGGAGCAGGTCCAGCAGAGACTCGTCGTGGTGCGAGAGGAGGTTGTGGAAAATAGCATCTCCAGAGAGAAGGAGTCTTTTAACTCCCGGCGAGCACAG GAGGACATCTCTAAACTGAGGAGAAAAATTGAGAAGGCCAAGAAACCGGCAGAGAAAATTAGCAATGGAGATGAAATCTTAAATGAAGAGATTAGTGAGTATAAG GCTCGGCTCACATGTCCCTGTTGCAATTCGCGGGTGAAAGACGCCGTCCTGACAAAGTGCTTCCACGTCTTCTGCTTCGAGTGCGTCAAGACACGGTACGACACACGCCAGAGGAAATGCCCCAAGTGCAACGCCGCCTTCGGAGCCAACGACTTCCATCGCATTTACATTGGCTAG
- the rnf20 gene encoding E3 ubiquitin-protein ligase BRE1A isoform X2, giving the protein MSGQKRPADPSGPSSTSGLHPEKRRERDGEDGGPGLSAAAASGSTAVETVIKLGGVSNSEEQDIKALQAKNRKLGESLDQRQGIEDELRERIERLETRQATDDASLLILNRYWNQFDENIKLFIRLYDQSQSEPEKSPTGEGRNLKPETPEPDGDSNQERSKDRGHQGETSNSFLATLASSTSEEMEAELQERVQSSHMQATRVVEVYKCLKSTVDQLKADMDSGIAGSLCHVASKLNTLLTGQNERLQQLSEDLKQKYNQMTSEFRSLGRAANKADQRVSELQVLSEELQWDMEKIRRRENRLNAHMSEILERVNSKGYKVCGEASSVCGTITINKRKFEEINSELEENQELADNRLIELQKLQQDLQNVLQENNNMKAELLSRAEGMVKDTSEYRCLQSQFSVLYNESLILKAQLDETRGRLNTTRTARLRQLEHMENDEVTLQRKVRTEVFQLEDTLAQVRKEYEMLRIEFEQTLAANEQAGPINREMRHLISTLQTHNQQMKGEVVKFKLRMRETQAELNQIRISKGSSILQTQSSTEIDLKEETTSPMTASVSGEALVKSEPPDNDSSMPNSAGISVKTEPGVESEVTVKEEEKEEKKEEKKDKDIIKKEEKDREREKERERPTRSGIKEEREKLGSGNQAEESSGERLSSAGGPKRKEMEQFKIVRVELKKAQESQREMKLLLDMYRSAPKEQRDKVQLMAAEKKAKSESDELRQRLRELEERERREGKKMADEEALRKIRSVEEQIDILNKKLSMAKQEEDALLSEMDVTGQAFEDMQEQNIRLMQQLREKDDANFKLMSERIKSNQIHKLLKEEKEELSDQLLTLKTQVNFHCGLGRIQAQMWMHSCRW; this is encoded by the exons ATGTCGGGGCAGAAGCGTCCTGCAGATCCCAGCGGCCCCTCCTCAACCTCCGGTCTGCATCCGGAAAAGCGGAGAGAGCGGGATGGAGAAGATGGAGGTCCCGGTCTAAGTGCTGCAGCTGCTAGTGGGAGCACAGCGGTGGAGACGGTCATCAAACTGGGAGGGGTTTCTAACTCG GAAGAACAAGATATCAAAGCTCTCCAGGCTAAGAACCGGAAACTGGGAGAATCTTTGGATCAAAGACAG GGCATTGAAGATGAATTGCGAGAGCGAATCGAGAGACTAGAGACGCGCCAGGCCACTGATGATGCAAGCCTGCTTATCCTCAATAGATACTGGAATCAG TTTGATGAAAATATTAAGCTGTTCATCAGACTATATGACCAATCGCAAAGCGAACCAGAGAAGTCTCCAACGGGAGAAGGAAGGAACCTGAAGCCGGAAACCCCTGAACCGGATGGAGATTCCAATCAGGAGAGGTCCAAGGACAGAG GCCACCAGGGCGAGACATCCAACTCCTTCCTGGCCACCCTGGCGAGCAGCACCAGTGAGGAAATGGAAGCCGAGCTTCAGGAGAGGGTGCAGTCCAGCCATATGCAGGCTACTCGTGTTGTGGAGGTCTACAAGTGTCTGAAGAGCACAGTAGACCAACTGAAAGCAGACATGGATTCTGGAATTG CGGGGAGTTTATGCCACGTAGCTTCCAAATTGAACACGCTGCTGACTGGTCAAAATGAACGTCTTCAACAACTGTCTGAGGACCTCAAGCAGAAATACAATCAGATGACCAGTGAG TTCCGATCTCTTGGTCGTGCAGCAAACAAGGCAGACCAAcgtgtcagtgagctgcaggTTTTGAGTGAAGAGCTTCAGTGGGATATGGAGAAGATCCGTCGACGTGAAAATCGGCTAAATGCACACATGAGTGAGATACTAGAGAGG GTGAACAGCAAAGGTTATAAAGTGTGTGGGGAGGCTAGTAGTGTATGTGGAACCATCACCATCAACAAGAGAAAG TTTGAGGAAATAAACAGTGAACTGGAAGAAAACCAGGAGCTGGCAGATAATCGTCTCATTGAGCTCCAGAAGCTCCAGCAGGATCTGCAGAATGTGCTGCAGGAGAATAACAACATGAAG GCTGAGCTGCTGAGTCGAGCAGAGGGCATGGTGAAGGATACCTCTGAGTATCGCTGTCTGCAGTCACAATTTTCTGTGCTGTACAACGAGTCACTGATCCTCAAGGCTCAGTTAGACGAGACGCGTGGCCGACTCAACACAACGAGGACGGCACGCCTTCGACAGCTGGAGCACATGGAG AATGACGAGGTGACTTTGCAAAGAAAGGTTCGCACCGAAGTCTTTCAGCTGGAAGATACCCTCGCTCAAGTCAGGAAGGAGTACGAGATGCTACGTATTGAATTTGAACAAACTCTCGCTGCCAACGAGCAAGCCG GCCCAATCAACAGAGAGATGCGGCATCTGATCAGCACCCTGCAAACTCATAACCAGCAAATGAAGGGCGAGGTTGTGAAATTCAAGCTGAGAATGAGAGAGACACAAGCTGAACTCAACCAG ATTCGCATTTCAAAGGGGAGCAGCATCTTGCAAACTCAGTCGAGCACGGAGATTGACTTGAAGGAGGAGACGACGTCCCCTATGACAGCGAGTGTCTCTGGGGAGGCCTTGGTCAAGTCCGAACCTCCTGACAATGACTCTTCTATGCCAAACAGCGCTG GCATCTCGGTGAAAACAGAGCCAGGAGTTGAATCCGAGGTAAcagtcaaggaggaggagaaggaggagaagaaagaggaaaagaaagacaaagacatCATAAAGAAAGAGGAGAAAGACCGCGAGAGGGAAAAGGAAAGAGAGAGGCCAACTCGCAGTGGGATAAAGGAAGAGAGGGAGAAACTGGGAAGTGGCAACCAAGCCGAGGAATCTTCTGGAGAACGTCTTTCTTCAGCTGGAGGGCCCAAGAGGAAAGAGATGGAGCAGTTTAAGATTGTCAGAGTAGAGCTAAA GAAAGCTCAGGAGTCCCAGAGGGAGATGAAGCTACTCTTAGACATGTATCGATCTGCACCAAAGGAGCAGAGAGACAAAGTCCAACTGATGGCAGCGGAGAAGAAGGCCAAGTCAGAG TCAGATGAACTCCGTCAGAGACTGAGGGAGCTGGAGGAGCGGGAGAGGAGGGAGGGTAAAAAAATGGCTGATGAAGAGGCCCTAAGAAAGATTCGCTCTGTCGAGGAGCAGATTGACATCCTCaacaaaaagctgtcaatgGCAAAACAG GAGGAAGATGCGTTGCTGAGCGAGATGGATGTGACGGGACAAGCCTTCGAGGACATGCAGGAACAGAACATTCGCCTGATGCAGCAGCTCCGGGAAAAGGATGACGCCAACTTCAAGCTGATGAGCGAGCGCATCAAGTCCAACCAGATCCACAAGCTACTgaaagaggagaaggaggagctgTCAGATCAGTTGCTCACTTTAAAAACACAGGTGAATTTCCACTGTGGCCTTGGAAGAATACAAGCCCAAAT GTGGATGCACAGCTGCAGGTGGTGA
- the aldob gene encoding fructose-bisphosphate aldolase B, producing the protein MAQQFPTLSPEQKKELSEIAQRIVAPGKGILAADESTGTMGKRLQKINVENNEENRRCFRDLLFTSPDPVPQAIGGVILFHETLYQKSDKGKPFPQVIKERGIVVGIKVDKGTAFLNGTDGETTTQGLDGLSERCAQYKKDGCDFAKWRCVLKISDSCPTALGIAENANVLARYASICQQNGLVPIVEPEILPDGDHDLLRCQYVTEKVLAAVYKALSDHHVYLEGTLLKPNMVTAGHSCTQKFTPQEVAMATVTALRRTVPAAVPGICFLSGGQSEEEASLNLNAINQVALNRPWKLTFSYGRALQASTLAAWQGKAANKAAAQEVFCKRAMINGLAAKGEYKATGSSEQASMQSLHTTNYVY; encoded by the exons ATGGCTCAGCAATTTCCAACCCTCTCTCCGGAGCAGAAGAAGGAGCTCTCGGAAATTGCTCAGAGGATAGTGGCCCCGGGAAAGGGAATCCTGGCGGCAGATGAGTCAACCG GCACCATGGGAAAGCGTCTCCAGAAGATCAACGTGGAGAACAATGAGGAAAACCGTCGCTGCTTCCGTGACCTCCTCTTTACATCTCCTGACCCCGTCCCTCAAGCCATCGGAGGGGTGATCCTGTTCCACGAGACGCTCTACCAGAAGTCAGACAAAGGAAAGCCCTTCCCCCAAGTCATCAAAGAAAGGGGCATTGTTGTTGGCATCAAG gtggACAAAGGTACAGCTTTTCTGAATGGAACAGATGGAGAGACAACCACACAAG GTCTTGACGGCCTCTCGGAGCGCTGTGCCCAGTACAAGAAAGACGGCTGCGACTTTGCCAAGTGGAGGTGTGTGCTCAAGATCTCAGACAGCTGCCCCACAGCTCTTGGCATTGCAGAGAATGCCAACGTACTGGCCAGATATGCCAGCATCTGCCAACAG AATGGACTGGTGCCTATTGTGGAGCCAGAGATCCTTCCAGATGGAGACCATGACCTGCTAAGATGCCAGTATGTCACTGAAAAG GTTCTGGCTGCTGTCTACAAGGCTCTGTCTGATCATCACGTATACCTGGAGGGAACACTGCTGAAGCCCAACATGGTCACAGCTGGACACTCCTGTACCCAGAAGTTCACCCCTCAGGAGGTCGCCATGGCTACCGTGACAGCTCTTCGGCGCACCGTGCCAGCTGCTGTGCCGG GCATCTGTTTCCTGTCTGGTGGCCAGAGTGAGGAAGAGGCCTCGCTCAACCTGAACGCCATCAACCAGGTGGCGCTCAATCGCCCCTGGAAGCTCACCTTCTCATATGGCCGTGCGCTGCAGGCGTCCACTCTTGCAGCCTGGCAGGGCAAAGCTGCCAACAAAGCCGCTGCGCAGGAAGTTTTCTGCAAAAGGGCCATG ATCAATGGCCTAGCTGCTAAAGGAGAGTACAAGGCCACAGGGTCGTCCGAGCAGGCTTCCATGCAGTCTCTGCACACGACCAACTATGTCTATTAA
- the tmco6 gene encoding transmembrane and coiled-coil domain-containing protein 6, giving the protein MWRLSRVGHKAGRAGYSLEEFRVKRQEHEKTLRQARRDRQLVSKRLLVNEDEDQQVHIMHTCSDKNDVISLFHKLQHSGPEREAHLKTLSKSLRDLSAQLLFIKQENSIHMLVGLLTGPNTQCRLQSVRCLHELSHSPHPSVGPACLPATPYLLTYLSGQSIKFTELCLYTLGNLCPDSDVVREKLLAQGIIPALASCIEKQKHNTAVVEAIGYTLSQLLQTKDASEKIIPLVLASSLPSHLLACLTPDQNFSLGPAIECAWCLHYLTSSGEDNHALLACGALLRCSTLLASLGGAVAQGNKEEGVELLVCPLLRSVGNLLSYCTPDVAEACLSDVELAGSLCALLQAYVQTRPSLARESAWVLNNLTAQSSLFCSDLMTLNLGPILIQLLFSQGITTMILRVLANVAHKKKEFCLQLADHGLLSSLSATLKMAERETVTLSLDILFMLLTSGSQVVEDFERQGGNSLLETFQYCSEGDVRRKAAYLLERHLLSSSAQCMGSCIPSS; this is encoded by the exons ATGTGGAGGTTAAGTAGAGTCGGCCATAAAGCTGGCCGAGCAGGCTACAGCCTAGAGGAGTTCCGAGTAAAGAGACAAGAGCACGAAAAAA CCCTCCGTCAGGCCCGCCGAGACCGACAATTGGTAAGCAAGAGACTCCTGGTAAATGAAGATGAGGACCAGCAAGTACACATCATGCACACTTGTTCAGATAAGAAT GATGTTATCAGTCTGTTCCACAAACTTCAACACAGTGGTCCTGAGAGGGAGGCTCACCTTAAAACCTTGAGTAAATCTCTCCGTGACCTCTCAGCTCAGCTTCTCTTCATCAA GCAAGAGAACAGTATCCACATGCTGGTGGGCCTCCTCACTGGCCCCAACACTCAGTGTCGCCTGCAGTCTGTCCGCTGTCTCCACGAGCTGTCTCACTCACCTCACCCCAGCGTGGGCCCagcctgtctgcctgccaCGCCCTACCTCCTCACTTATTTGTCTGGACAAAGCATCAAGTTCACC GAGTTATGTCTCTACACGCTTGGGAACTTGTGTCCGGACAGTGATGTTGTCAGAGAGAAACTTCTGGCTCAGGGAATTATACCAGCACTTGCCAGCTGTATAGAG AAGCAGAAGCATAACACGGCAGTGGTGGAAGCTATCGGCTACACCCTTTCACAGCTTCTACAAACCAAAGATGCATCTGAGAAAATAATCCC GTTGGTTCTGGCCTCTAGTTTACCTTCACACCTTTTAGCATGCCTGACACCCGACCAGAATTTTTCTCTGGGCCCTGCTATTGAGTGTGCATGGTGTCTGCACTACCTCACGTCCAG CGGGGAGGATAACCATGCTTTGTTGGCTTGCGGGGCGCTGTTGCGGTGCAGTACATTGTTAGCGTCATTGGGTGGCGCTGTTGCTCAAGGAAACAAAGAAGAGGGCGTTGAACTG CTCGTCTGTCCTCTACTGAGGTCCGTAGGGAACCTCCTGTCCTACTGCACGCCAGATGTGGCAGAGGCTTGTTTGAGTGACGTTGAGCTTGCGGGTTCTCTCTGTGCTCTGCTTCAGGCTTACGTCCAGACTCGGCCCTCTTTGGCCAGAGAGAGTGCCTGGGTCCTCAATAATCTCACAG CTCAATCCAGTCTGTTTTGTTCGGACTTGATGACGCTCAACTTGGGGCCGATTCTGATTCAACTTCTATTCTCTCAAGGCATTACCACAATG ATCCTGAGAGTTTTGGCAAACGTGGCCCACAAGAAGAAGGAGTTCTGCCTCCAGTTAGCTGATCACGGATTGCTGTCTTCCCTCTCTGCCACACTTAAAATGGCAGAACGAGAGACTGTGACCCTGAGTCTCGACATCCTTTTCATGCTATTAACTAGTGGTTCTCAA GTGGTTGAGGACTTTGAGAGGCAAGGTGGCAATTCACTTCTAGAAACTTTTCAATATTGCAGTGAAGGTGATGTGAGGCGGAAGGCAGCATATCTCCTGGAGCGCCATCTACTGTCTTCCTCTGCACAGTGCATG GGCAGCTGCATCCCTTCGTCTTGA